A stretch of the Sphingobacterium thalpophilum genome encodes the following:
- the gapS4b gene encoding GapS4b family protein — MNKDILPQGDYIRQLLVKSNVTNANINFLMREKGVFLGHNEKNNSVPLLMKSVISPRDYSVLYDTQKTKEESIKYRTSSIKCNSDFDFTDIFDTAIDLHTLIVDKHTYKPNYKIIGNPTFYFEDENTAIFEYQIERENLLSDWTNNKTYHNGAITLKKVSEQDIQISVQQNSTSKETFEVNNLIMNVVKEKLFQKSIVSSNDDIITVKFNHFDNSSRIKFFYSFASDFNIYLEFKSITDIDVYLDENVESHNDVKIFLDEIDNLKLNGKGLQNHILLNKVEYFPKLIFGAVKFRYKLNYSGIEGFAIINLGFPDYVKSKDENSDFQISIDLVLSKQDKNQKTDNAIRKKLLELFEIKKVESYEKFKII, encoded by the coding sequence ATGAATAAAGATATTTTACCTCAAGGAGATTATATAAGACAGCTACTTGTTAAATCTAATGTCACAAACGCAAACATAAACTTTCTTATGAGAGAAAAAGGAGTGTTTCTTGGTCATAACGAGAAGAATAACTCTGTTCCATTGTTAATGAAAAGTGTTATAAGTCCGAGGGATTATTCTGTTTTATACGACACGCAAAAAACGAAAGAAGAAAGTATAAAATATAGGACTTCTTCAATCAAATGCAATTCAGACTTTGATTTTACAGATATTTTTGATACTGCAATTGACTTGCATACTCTAATTGTTGACAAACATACATACAAACCAAATTATAAAATCATTGGTAATCCAACTTTCTATTTCGAAGACGAAAACACTGCAATATTTGAATATCAGATAGAACGAGAGAACCTACTTAGTGATTGGACAAATAATAAAACCTATCACAACGGAGCGATAACACTGAAGAAAGTTTCTGAACAGGACATTCAGATTTCAGTACAACAAAACTCAACATCAAAAGAGACTTTTGAAGTCAATAATTTGATTATGAATGTGGTGAAAGAAAAGCTCTTTCAAAAATCAATAGTCAGTTCAAATGATGATATTATTACCGTTAAATTTAATCATTTTGATAATTCTTCAAGAATTAAATTTTTCTATTCCTTTGCAAGTGACTTCAATATTTATCTCGAATTCAAATCTATAACTGACATTGATGTTTATTTAGATGAGAATGTTGAAAGCCATAACGATGTAAAGATATTTTTAGATGAAATAGACAATTTAAAACTGAATGGAAAAGGGCTACAGAACCACATATTACTTAATAAGGTCGAATACTTTCCCAAATTAATATTTGGCGCAGTAAAATTTAGATATAAACTGAATTATAGTGGTATTGAAGGCTTTGCAATAATTAATCTTGGCTTTCCTGATTATGTGAAATCTAAAGACGAAAATTCAGATTTTCAAATTTCAATCGACTTAGTTCTAAGTAAACAGGACAAAAATCAAAAAACTGACAATGCTATAAGAAAAAAACTACTGGAATTATTTGAAATTAAAAAAGTTGAAAGCTATGAAAAATTCAAAATAATATAG
- the gapS4a gene encoding GapS4a family protein yields MGEWSKSIGEKGEYIVKFIFENILNFNSLIENPSIDCIKGFKHKDKYAESNKSSHGIDGLISYKSPLEDYSLDIGIISSKYVGGEYPKYPSTLFKSHIKDLAQTLECFYNSKLKNNINQNFTGVNKTEIFGILVWLSNTSDLNFDLVSKVDNIQIDTDLVFDKIILLDNSKVNFLYESIFRTKEIFGNDNVDFVYHNSGLNFTSIQENSYGKIFPLNYLYSDIIALRTAKNNRITLSIFINDDFEEEQFVQLLNFAKSFDHLNAVDKIILSYKTYDYLTNENIVKEKLVKFPMYKLGENLEIKKFPSDFRN; encoded by the coding sequence ATGGGAGAATGGTCGAAATCCATTGGAGAAAAGGGCGAATATATAGTCAAATTTATTTTTGAAAATATCTTGAACTTCAACTCTTTAATAGAAAACCCTTCAATCGACTGTATTAAGGGCTTTAAACATAAAGACAAATATGCAGAATCAAACAAATCGTCTCACGGAATAGACGGGCTGATTAGCTATAAAAGTCCATTAGAAGACTATAGTCTTGACATCGGCATTATTTCATCTAAGTATGTAGGAGGTGAATACCCCAAATATCCGTCAACCCTGTTCAAATCCCACATAAAAGATTTAGCTCAGACTTTAGAGTGTTTTTACAACTCTAAATTAAAAAACAATATAAATCAGAATTTTACAGGTGTTAACAAAACAGAAATTTTCGGCATTTTAGTTTGGTTGTCAAATACAAGTGATTTGAATTTTGATTTAGTCTCAAAGGTTGATAACATTCAAATTGATACGGACTTAGTTTTTGATAAAATAATACTATTGGACAATAGCAAAGTCAATTTCTTATATGAGAGTATCTTTAGAACAAAAGAAATATTTGGGAACGATAATGTTGATTTTGTCTACCACAATAGTGGTCTAAACTTCACTTCCATTCAAGAAAACTCTTATGGAAAAATCTTTCCTTTAAACTATTTATACTCCGACATAATTGCACTAAGGACAGCAAAGAACAACAGAATTACATTAAGTATATTCATAAATGATGACTTCGAAGAAGAACAATTTGTACAACTTTTAAATTTTGCAAAATCATTTGACCATTTAAATGCAGTTGATAAAATAATCTTGAGCTATAAGACGTATGATTATTTGACAAATGAAAATATTGTGAAAGAAAAGCTTGTAAAATTTCCGATGTATAAGCTCGGTGAAAATTTAGAAATAAAGAAGTTCCCGTCTGATTTTAGAAATTAA
- a CDS encoding RteC domain-containing protein → MRHPLNNIVAEIQKQERKLSAETSSFIDEVYKMTVYLQELLSTVKDDVIKDGFSSKDEEIHFFKQVKPNILGKLIYYNKVYRIETSCPVGNGHLYQNYFALQLRDLKQEYQEHICNSEFYRYFRSGRTDRDGHYFTLGNINYYDGLNSFVFEIDPKFSTYFDYKVAKIIANELIYNYLTTKLSPEQNPDVLLQHGETKDFFWTQTKNALIELIYALYACDAISHGKIGIRKISMVFQILFRISLNDIHNSFHRMKTRAGSRTLFLDQLKYSLEEYMDREDNL, encoded by the coding sequence ATGAGACATCCTTTGAACAATATTGTGGCTGAAATACAAAAGCAAGAAAGAAAATTGTCAGCCGAAACATCCAGTTTCATTGACGAGGTATACAAGATGACGGTTTACCTCCAAGAGCTATTAAGTACTGTCAAAGATGACGTAATAAAAGACGGCTTTTCAAGTAAGGATGAGGAAATACATTTTTTCAAACAGGTAAAGCCGAATATCCTCGGAAAACTTATCTATTACAATAAGGTGTACCGCATTGAAACGTCATGCCCCGTGGGTAATGGACACTTGTATCAAAACTATTTCGCTCTGCAACTGCGTGACTTAAAACAGGAGTACCAAGAGCATATCTGCAATTCTGAATTTTACAGGTACTTCCGTTCCGGCAGAACCGACCGTGACGGGCATTATTTCACGTTGGGAAACATTAATTATTATGATGGGCTGAACAGCTTTGTATTTGAAATCGACCCCAAATTTTCGACCTACTTTGATTACAAAGTGGCAAAAATCATAGCCAACGAATTAATCTATAACTATCTGACGACAAAGCTAAGCCCCGAACAAAACCCCGATGTACTGCTACAACACGGAGAAACAAAAGACTTCTTTTGGACACAGACAAAAAATGCCCTTATCGAATTGATTTATGCACTCTACGCCTGCGATGCCATTTCGCACGGGAAAATAGGCATCCGCAAAATCAGCATGGTATTCCAAATCCTGTTCCGTATCTCGCTGAACGACATCCATAACAGCTTCCACCGGATGAAAACCCGTGCAGGCTCACGAACGTTGTTTTTAGACCAACTCAAATACAGCTTAGAGGAATATATGGACAGGGAAGACAACTTGTAA
- a CDS encoding helix-turn-helix domain-containing protein: protein MKKNAFLIDTYRTTASANHSNFVVLEIIKSIAMNIDRMEFIAWMERIMERFDILKEYVLNIKKERHSIDGEELLDNQDLLLMLKISHRSLQRYRSTGKLPYYTISGKLYYKLSDVHQFIRESFKAPIRRTKENR, encoded by the coding sequence ATGAAAAAAAATGCCTTTTTGATAGACACGTATCGGACGACAGCCTCCGCCAATCACTCCAATTTTGTGGTGTTAGAAATCATTAAAAGTATTGCTATGAACATTGACAGAATGGAATTTATCGCATGGATGGAACGTATTATGGAGCGTTTCGATATTTTGAAAGAGTACGTCCTAAACATCAAGAAAGAACGGCACAGCATAGACGGCGAGGAATTACTGGACAACCAAGACCTGCTCCTCATGCTGAAAATCAGCCACCGCTCTCTGCAACGATACCGCTCCACGGGCAAGTTACCGTATTACACCATCAGCGGAAAACTGTACTACAAACTATCGGATGTACACCAGTTCATCAGGGAAAGTTTCAAAGCCCCTATACGGCGCACAAAAGAAAACCGATGA
- a CDS encoding DUF4099 domain-containing protein, with product MSEQTNENPQQYPEQLSDVLLVMDKEKKKIQAVTGVDENGNLKTVDATKKNQSQFMRVDRAGDLFTNFFSNFWRQLKDPTHFSFFKVPAKEAVETAKEMQKQVNAPTKEGEAVMAKHEVTEPKEQQQETEKDVEAPQASPETQQVQEKNEYRYKAEDVDWNYLAQFGINKERLEKDGQLDLLLKGYKTNNVYPTSVNFGAVIMRSDARLGFQDGEDGKPVLMMYGVRHEPNLKAPFFGHEFTKEDRENLLKTGNMGRVVELTNRKTGEKIPSVISIDHLTNEVIAFRQDRIKVPDEIKGVKLTEDQKRDLKDGKAIYLEGLDFKNSTNKNAHVQFNADKKYTEFLFGDKAPKQTQENDPKYYRGKTFSDEQYKQLTEGKTIYVSDFKDGKGNPYKGYVTLNKETGNYDFSFKNPNALKNKAQPTEAHKTQVAVNSNGKTNEATKHINEPLKPEQQKPKNQTQQQRQNEHNRPAKSRGVRR from the coding sequence ATGAGCGAACAGACAAATGAAAATCCACAGCAATATCCCGAACAGCTTTCGGATGTGCTGTTGGTGATGGACAAGGAGAAAAAGAAAATCCAAGCCGTCACGGGTGTTGACGAAAACGGCAATCTGAAAACCGTTGATGCCACCAAGAAAAACCAAAGCCAATTTATGCGGGTGGACAGAGCCGGAGATTTGTTCACGAATTTCTTCTCCAACTTTTGGCGACAGCTTAAAGACCCGACCCATTTCTCGTTCTTCAAAGTACCTGCAAAGGAAGCGGTGGAAACCGCCAAAGAAATGCAGAAACAGGTCAATGCGCCCACCAAAGAGGGCGAGGCTGTCATGGCAAAGCATGAGGTCACAGAGCCAAAAGAGCAACAACAGGAAACCGAAAAGGATGTGGAAGCACCACAGGCGTCACCGGAAACACAGCAAGTACAGGAGAAAAACGAATACCGCTATAAGGCGGAAGATGTGGACTGGAATTATTTAGCGCAATTTGGGATAAACAAAGAGAGGCTTGAAAAGGACGGGCAGTTGGATTTGCTGTTAAAGGGCTATAAGACCAATAACGTATATCCCACAAGTGTCAATTTCGGTGCGGTTATCATGCGCTCGGATGCAAGGCTCGGTTTTCAAGACGGTGAAGACGGAAAACCTGTACTTATGATGTACGGTGTACGCCACGAACCCAACCTCAAAGCCCCTTTCTTTGGTCACGAGTTTACCAAAGAGGACAGGGAAAACCTGCTCAAAACCGGAAACATGGGGCGTGTGGTGGAACTGACCAACCGCAAGACAGGCGAAAAGATACCCTCCGTTATCAGTATCGACCACCTAACGAACGAGGTTATCGCATTCCGGCAGGACAGGATAAAAGTACCCGATGAGATTAAGGGCGTAAAACTGACCGAAGACCAAAAACGGGATTTGAAAGATGGGAAAGCCATTTATTTAGAGGGGTTGGATTTTAAGAACAGTACGAACAAAAATGCCCATGTGCAGTTCAACGCCGACAAAAAATATACGGAGTTTCTCTTTGGTGATAAAGCCCCCAAACAGACACAGGAAAACGACCCGAAATACTACCGTGGCAAAACGTTCTCCGATGAACAATACAAGCAACTCACCGAGGGCAAGACGATTTACGTTTCGGATTTCAAGGATGGAAAAGGAAACCCGTATAAAGGATATGTCACGCTTAACAAAGAGACGGGAAATTATGATTTCAGCTTTAAAAACCCCAATGCGTTGAAAAATAAGGCACAGCCTACCGAGGCGCACAAAACACAGGTTGCCGTAAACTCCAACGGGAAAACCAACGAGGCTACCAAGCACATCAACGAGCCTCTGAAACCGGAGCAACAAAAGCCGAAAAATCAAACACAACAGCAACGGCAGAATGAACACAACCGTCCGGCTAAATCCAGAGGGGTAAGGAGATAA
- a CDS encoding type IA DNA topoisomerase: MKAIIAEKPSVAREIATLLGATEKRDGYLAGNGYQVTWALGHLVGLAMPEDYGVSGFQREALPILPDPFILTVRKIKKDKSYVPDNGALKQLKIIEQVIGRCDSIIVATDAGREGELIFRYIYEYLKCRKPFERLWISSLTEKAIKQGFDNLKAGSDFDGLYRAGQGRSKADWLVGINASQALSISAGRGVYSLGRVQTPTLALICKRYLENKDFAVKKYFQIQLEHRKEFVDFKSLSKTKWDDKKLADDTLKSIQRNGTATVTAVETKMLSEQPPLLFDLTGLQKEANKRASYTAEETLNIAQSLYEKKFITYPRTGSKYILGGMWSEIPALVRNLEARASCKKAVGKVKWGRFNKRIVNDVKVTDHHGLLITEKIPSELSAHENVIYDMIAHRLLEALSPACTKEITDIGLQALHYDFTLKGCKVTEAGWRGIKEKFLDEDSEPVQELPELKVGDELKIKEASVLEKKTKPPVLYTEAGLLSAMENAGKEPHNEDERKALKDIGIGTPATRASIIETLFKRDYIRREKKSLIPTHKGLQVYGTVKDKKIADVAMTAEWEMALQKIENNEADAGVFHREMEAYATSITRELLDTGIADEKQPELNCPKCKSRQLLIWNKVVKCPDEACGWLQFRIVCGVPLSLADIESLLTKGKTNLIKGMKSNSGNKFNAYIVMNDKAETSFEFDNRKPKRK; the protein is encoded by the coding sequence ATGAAAGCAATCATTGCAGAAAAGCCAAGTGTGGCGAGGGAAATAGCTACCCTATTGGGAGCGACCGAAAAACGGGATGGCTACCTCGCAGGGAACGGCTATCAGGTTACGTGGGCATTGGGGCATTTGGTCGGACTGGCGATGCCCGAAGATTACGGGGTGTCGGGCTTCCAAAGGGAAGCCCTGCCCATATTGCCCGACCCTTTTATCCTTACGGTACGGAAGATAAAAAAGGACAAAAGTTATGTTCCCGATAACGGAGCGTTAAAACAGTTGAAGATTATCGAACAGGTCATCGGTAGATGCGATAGTATTATCGTGGCTACTGATGCCGGACGTGAGGGGGAACTCATCTTTAGGTACATCTATGAATACCTAAAATGCCGTAAACCCTTTGAACGTCTATGGATAAGCTCGCTCACAGAAAAGGCAATTAAACAGGGTTTTGACAACCTAAAAGCCGGAAGCGATTTTGATGGGCTATACAGAGCCGGACAAGGAAGGAGCAAAGCCGATTGGCTTGTGGGCATCAATGCCTCGCAGGCGTTGAGCATTTCGGCAGGGCGTGGCGTTTACTCGCTTGGTAGAGTACAAACACCAACGCTTGCCCTTATCTGTAAGCGGTATTTGGAAAACAAAGACTTTGCCGTCAAGAAATACTTTCAAATCCAGTTGGAACACCGTAAAGAATTTGTGGACTTTAAGAGCCTTTCTAAGACCAAATGGGATGACAAAAAACTCGCTGACGATACGCTGAAATCTATTCAGCGTAACGGAACAGCGACCGTTACGGCGGTGGAAACCAAAATGCTGTCGGAGCAACCGCCTTTGCTGTTCGACCTTACGGGATTGCAGAAAGAAGCAAACAAAAGGGCTTCCTACACTGCCGAAGAAACATTGAACATTGCCCAAAGTCTGTATGAAAAGAAGTTTATCACCTACCCCCGTACAGGGAGCAAGTACATCCTCGGAGGTATGTGGTCGGAAATCCCTGCACTGGTAAGAAATTTGGAAGCACGGGCTTCCTGCAAAAAAGCGGTCGGAAAAGTGAAATGGGGTCGTTTCAATAAGCGCATCGTGAATGACGTAAAGGTCACAGACCACCATGGTCTGCTGATTACCGAGAAAATCCCGTCCGAACTGTCCGCACACGAAAATGTTATCTATGATATGATTGCGCACCGCCTGTTGGAAGCCCTTTCACCTGCCTGTACCAAAGAAATAACCGACATCGGATTGCAGGCTTTACACTATGATTTCACACTGAAAGGATGTAAAGTTACCGAAGCCGGATGGCGTGGCATCAAAGAAAAATTTTTAGATGAGGACAGCGAGCCTGTGCAGGAACTGCCGGAATTAAAGGTCGGCGATGAGCTGAAAATCAAAGAGGCATCCGTACTGGAAAAGAAAACCAAACCGCCTGTGCTTTACACCGAGGCAGGTCTGTTGTCCGCAATGGAAAATGCCGGAAAGGAACCCCATAACGAGGACGAACGGAAAGCCCTAAAAGACATCGGTATCGGTACACCTGCTACAAGAGCCTCTATTATAGAAACGCTTTTTAAGAGGGATTACATTAGGCGTGAAAAGAAATCCCTTATTCCTACCCATAAGGGATTGCAGGTTTACGGGACTGTAAAGGACAAAAAGATTGCCGATGTAGCCATGACCGCCGAATGGGAAATGGCATTGCAGAAAATTGAAAACAACGAGGCGGATGCAGGTGTTTTTCACCGTGAAATGGAAGCCTATGCCACTTCCATTACACGGGAACTTTTGGACACGGGCATTGCCGATGAAAAGCAACCCGAACTGAACTGCCCTAAATGCAAGAGCCGTCAGCTATTGATTTGGAACAAGGTTGTAAAATGCCCCGATGAGGCTTGTGGTTGGCTTCAATTCCGTATTGTTTGCGGAGTGCCGTTAAGCCTTGCCGATATAGAAAGTCTTTTGACCAAAGGAAAGACCAACCTTATCAAAGGCATGAAAAGCAATTCGGGCAATAAATTCAATGCCTATATCGTCATGAACGATAAAGCCGAAACCTCCTTTGAGTTTGATAACAGGAAACCAAAAAGGAAATAA
- a CDS encoding RteC domain-containing protein, with the protein MNKFYNETLHKLETAINELEIEADCSIQRMEAVIHLILECLSEVKEHVLKRGFKNIEEEIRFFKYQKPVILSKLIYYNAIYKIETKKPYGAKPIRKYLNKELKKLKRFFDNNLDFYKYYRSNNSLLDEKYFVRGRHDIKLWLDTYYFQSDQSFSTSHDYKVAKIIANDLIQVYIEDQLYHKFKKNKSKAQKKLKWTGSKVALIELIYALHYQNVFDNGNNDIREVAQYFESAFGIDLGNFYQTYLELRNRKMNRTKFLDALREELIRRMDEQDEK; encoded by the coding sequence ATGAATAAATTCTATAATGAAACCCTACATAAACTGGAAACAGCAATCAATGAATTAGAAATTGAAGCCGATTGCTCCATACAACGTATGGAAGCGGTTATACATCTCATTCTCGAATGCCTGTCCGAAGTAAAAGAACATGTTCTGAAAAGAGGATTTAAGAACATCGAAGAAGAAATCAGATTTTTTAAATATCAGAAACCCGTAATCCTGTCAAAACTCATTTACTACAACGCCATTTACAAAATCGAGACAAAGAAACCCTATGGTGCAAAGCCCATAAGGAAATACCTCAACAAAGAACTGAAAAAGCTAAAGAGGTTCTTTGACAACAACCTTGATTTTTACAAGTATTACCGTAGCAATAACTCGCTCCTTGACGAGAAATATTTTGTTCGTGGCAGGCATGATATAAAGCTGTGGTTGGATACCTATTATTTCCAGTCCGACCAGTCCTTTTCAACCTCTCACGACTACAAGGTCGCCAAGATAATAGCCAACGATTTGATACAGGTCTACATCGAAGACCAGTTGTATCACAAATTCAAAAAAAATAAATCGAAAGCCCAAAAGAAGCTGAAATGGACAGGTAGCAAAGTGGCGTTGATAGAACTGATTTATGCCCTGCATTATCAAAACGTGTTTGACAACGGGAACAATGATATAAGGGAAGTAGCCCAATATTTTGAAAGTGCCTTTGGCATTGACTTGGGCAATTTCTATCAGACCTATTTGGAGCTGAGAAACCGGAAGATGAACCGTACTAAATTCCTTGATGCGCTTCGGGAGGAACTTATACGGAGAATGGACGAGCAGGATGAAAAGTAG
- a CDS encoding multicopper oxidase family protein, giving the protein MNRYNKIPIRILQTVLILLCTQTLFAQRVVHYELYVKDTLVNYAGKQKRAIAVNGQIPMPTLTFTEGDTAEIVVHNQLKESTSLHWHGVFLPNKEDGVPWLTQKPIAPGTTYTYRFPIIQHGTHWYHSHSGLQEQIGMYGSFIMKKRSDDKTFRKGIDDLPTVPIILSEWTNLNPDNINRMLHNANDWAAIKKGATQSYVEAIKEGKLGVKVKNEWKRMLAMDVSDVYYDKILINGSHSTDLKTIDGKKLKAGDKVRLRVSNGGASSYFWLRYAGGKITVVANDGNDVEPVEVDRLIIAVSETYDIVVTIPQDGLAYEFLATTEDRTQSASYFIGDGVKQLISPLPRLKYFEGMKMMNDMMKMNGDLDDMGMKMSLNQMDMNVVMYPEITGDATKKADHSKHEGMDMDNDANRYNANALGDIKTLNYAMLQSPYNTSLPNDAPVKELKFTLTGNMNRYVWSMDNKILSETDKIPVKKGEILRITIYNNSMMRHPMHLHGFDFRVINGKGEKSPLKNVLDIMPMETDTIEFLANEEGDWFFHCHILYHMMAGMNRVFEVGDYNNPYLPDKAKAYKELQRESNMPHFMAQNDFATNGNDGEAMLMNARYQLGTEWRLGYNSMHGYEVETHLGRYIGKMQWFMPFVGFDYRYRKMGEDEHEKNIFGQTNKKDTRRAFSLGFMYTLPMLVNFQAEVYHDGIVRLQLMREDIPISKRLRGGFMVNTDLEYMGELRYIINKNIGIRTHYDSDMGFGVGLALTY; this is encoded by the coding sequence ATGAACAGATATAATAAAATACCTATAAGAATTTTGCAAACAGTGCTGATACTGCTTTGCACGCAAACGCTGTTTGCACAGAGAGTGGTGCATTACGAGCTGTATGTAAAAGATACGCTTGTCAACTATGCAGGTAAGCAAAAAAGGGCAATTGCCGTAAACGGGCAAATCCCCATGCCCACCCTTACCTTTACCGAGGGCGACACTGCCGAAATAGTGGTGCACAACCAATTGAAAGAAAGCACATCACTTCACTGGCATGGCGTGTTCCTGCCCAATAAAGAAGACGGTGTGCCCTGGCTTACACAAAAACCCATCGCACCGGGCACAACCTACACCTACCGTTTTCCGATTATCCAGCATGGTACGCACTGGTACCATTCCCACTCAGGATTGCAGGAGCAGATTGGCATGTACGGAAGTTTTATCATGAAGAAAAGAAGCGATGATAAGACATTCAGAAAAGGAATTGACGATTTGCCGACCGTTCCAATTATATTAAGTGAGTGGACAAATCTTAACCCCGATAATATCAACCGTATGCTACACAATGCAAATGATTGGGCGGCCATTAAGAAAGGCGCAACACAATCATATGTTGAAGCTATTAAGGAGGGAAAATTAGGGGTAAAGGTAAAAAACGAGTGGAAGCGGATGCTGGCGATGGATGTCAGTGACGTTTACTATGATAAAATCCTAATAAATGGTAGCCATAGCACCGATTTGAAAACAATTGATGGTAAAAAGCTAAAAGCAGGCGACAAAGTCAGATTGCGTGTTTCCAATGGAGGGGCGTCTTCCTATTTCTGGCTACGGTATGCTGGAGGAAAAATTACAGTAGTAGCGAATGATGGGAATGATGTTGAGCCTGTAGAGGTGGACAGGTTAATCATTGCCGTTTCTGAAACTTACGATATTGTAGTGACTATCCCTCAAGATGGTTTGGCTTACGAGTTCTTAGCAACAACCGAAGACAGGACACAATCTGCGAGTTACTTTATAGGTGATGGGGTCAAACAGCTTATTTCTCCACTCCCACGATTGAAGTATTTCGAGGGGATGAAGATGATGAACGATATGATGAAAATGAATGGCGATTTGGACGATATGGGCATGAAGATGAGCCTTAACCAAATGGACATGAATGTAGTGATGTATCCCGAAATTACCGGAGATGCAACAAAAAAAGCAGACCACAGTAAGCATGAGGGTATGGATATGGATAACGACGCTAACCGTTACAACGCTAATGCCTTGGGAGACATCAAAACATTAAATTATGCTATGTTGCAATCACCTTATAACACCTCTCTTCCAAATGATGCGCCTGTAAAAGAGTTGAAATTCACACTTACTGGCAACATGAACCGCTATGTATGGAGCATGGATAATAAAATACTTTCGGAAACTGACAAAATACCTGTAAAAAAAGGAGAAATTCTACGGATTACCATTTATAATAATTCAATGATGCGGCATCCAATGCATCTTCACGGATTTGATTTCAGGGTGATAAACGGAAAAGGCGAAAAATCGCCGCTTAAAAATGTGTTGGATATCATGCCTATGGAAACAGATACCATTGAGTTTTTAGCAAATGAGGAAGGTGATTGGTTCTTTCATTGCCATATATTATATCACATGATGGCGGGAATGAACAGGGTCTTTGAAGTTGGAGACTACAATAACCCCTATCTACCCGACAAGGCAAAAGCCTATAAAGAATTGCAAAGAGAAAGTAATATGCCTCATTTTATGGCACAAAATGATTTTGCAACCAATGGTAATGATGGAGAAGCTATGCTAATGAATGCACGCTACCAATTAGGAACAGAATGGCGTTTAGGCTATAATAGTATGCACGGTTATGAAGTAGAAACCCATTTAGGTAGATACATTGGAAAGATGCAATGGTTCATGCCCTTTGTAGGTTTTGATTACCGCTACCGTAAAATGGGAGAAGATGAACACGAAAAGAACATATTTGGACAAACCAACAAGAAAGATACCCGCAGGGCGTTCAGTTTAGGGTTTATGTATACGTTACCTATGCTCGTCAATTTTCAGGCAGAAGTATATCATGATGGAATTGTGAGATTGCAGTTAATGCGTGAAGATATACCAATTTCAAAAAGACTAAGAGGTGGTTTTATGGTGAATACCGACTTAGAGTATATGGGAGAACTTAGGTATATCATTAATAAGAATATAGGTATCCGTACCCACTATGATAGCGATATGGGCTTTGGTGTGGGGCTGGCATTGACTTATTAA